One segment of Pan paniscus chromosome 20, NHGRI_mPanPan1-v2.0_pri, whole genome shotgun sequence DNA contains the following:
- the IGFL4 gene encoding insulin growth factor-like family member 4: MGSLETAGVCSFCLTLPKKPLLLHTSLNVEPSLPFLTCQAQSPGPAPTASPKIHSELLTATREAQRHHPVPRGQDPVTSESFSLSFCFSAAIFIFELLGSNSEGVTDPRLWLCQPAPRCGEWTYNPLEQCCDDSVILDLNQTRLCGSSCTFWPCFQHCCLESLGSQNQTVVRFKIPGMKPDCKSSPITRICAQEYHAKSPVSRSDLI; the protein is encoded by the exons ATGGGGAGCCTAGAGACAGCCGGTGTTTG TTCTTTTTGCCTGACTCTTCCCAAGAAACCACTCCTTCTGCACACCTCCCTAAATGTCG AGCCCTCCCTACCTTTCCTCACCTGCCAAGCCCAGTCCCCAGGACCTGCACCCACAGCCAGTCCCAAAATCCACTCTGAGCTGTTAACAGCAACCAGAGAAGCTCAGAGACATCATCCTGTGCCCCGTGGTCAAGACCCAGTGACCTCAGAATCATTCTCGCTCTCCTTCTGCTTCTCAGCTGCCATCTTCATTTTTGAACTTCTAGGTTCAAACTCAGAAGGAGTCACAG ATCCTAGACTGTGGCTATGCCAGCCAGCGCCCAGGTGCGGGGAGTGGACCTACAACCCCTTGGAGCAGTGCTGTGATGACAGTGTCATCCTAGACTTGAACCAGACCCGGCTCTGCGGCTCCAGCTGCACCTTCTGGCCCTGCTTCCAGCACTGCTGCCTGGAGTCTTTGGGCTCTCAGAACCAGACAGTTGTGAGGTTCAAGATCCCAGGCATGAAGCCAGATTGCAAGTCCTCCCCTATCACCAGGATCTGTGCCCAG GAATACCACGCAAAAAGCCCTGTGTCAAGATCTGACCTCATCTAG